A single genomic interval of Paenibacillus macerans harbors:
- a CDS encoding glycosyl hydrolase yields the protein MKNLLKKVSAIMLAFTLVFTLLPGLMTAPVHADSPSPLFTIEGEDAQLTSDLQVATEIYGQPKPGFSGSGFVWMQNSGTITFTVTVPETGMYAISTRYMQELSPDGRLQYLTVNGVTKGSYMLPYTTEWSNFDFGFHKLKQGSNTIQLKAGWGFAYFDTFTVDYADLDPLDVQPVLTDPLATPETQTLMNYLTEVYGNHIISGQQEIYGGGNNGNSELEFEWIYNLTGKYPAIRGFDLMNYNPLYGWEDGTTERMIDWVNNRGGIATASWHINVPRDFNAYQLGEFVDWKNATYKPTETNFNTANAVVPGTKEYQYVMMTIEDLAEQLLILQENNVPVIFRPYHEAEGNGGLNGEGAWFWWASAGAEVYKQLWDQLYTELTETYGLHNLIWTYNSYVYNTSPVWYPGDDKVDIVGYDKYNTIYNRHDGLSGVLNEDAITSIFYQLVDLTGGTKMVAMTENDTVPSVQNLTEEKAGWLYFCPWYGEHLMSTAFNYPETLKTLYQSDYVITLDELPDLKAGNGAPSASITPAKVEFDKYAPSRSDIAITVNFNGNTLTALRAGTNALTENQDYTLSGNTLLLKKEFLAGLPVGEHSIVFDFNQGKDPVLKVKIVDSTPSAAITPVNATYDKAENLGQDISVSLTLNGHQLTNITNGNYALTSGQDYTESSAAVVLNQSYLSTLPLGQHAITFHFSGGNDAVLTVNVVDSSAPVPAGDLTIQAFNGNTSASTNGISPKFKLVNNGDSAIQLSEVTLRYYYTIDGEKAQNFWCDWSSIGSANVTGKFIKLATPVAGADYALEIGFTSSAGTLNPGQSAEIQARFSKTDWSNYNQADDYSFKASSNQFVSNEQVTGYMNDQLVWGIEP from the coding sequence ATGAAAAATTTGCTGAAAAAAGTAAGCGCAATCATGCTGGCATTTACTCTGGTATTTACTCTGCTGCCTGGATTGATGACAGCGCCCGTTCATGCAGACAGTCCGAGTCCGCTTTTCACCATTGAAGGCGAAGATGCTCAGCTTACCTCCGATCTTCAAGTGGCGACTGAAATTTACGGACAACCTAAGCCCGGATTCTCGGGGAGCGGGTTTGTCTGGATGCAGAATTCCGGTACAATCACCTTCACAGTGACCGTCCCGGAAACCGGCATGTATGCAATCTCCACCCGGTATATGCAGGAGCTCAGTCCAGATGGCCGGCTTCAATACTTAACGGTTAACGGCGTTACCAAAGGCTCATATATGCTGCCCTACACAACCGAGTGGTCGAATTTTGATTTTGGCTTTCATAAGCTGAAGCAAGGAAGCAACACCATTCAACTGAAGGCCGGTTGGGGGTTCGCTTATTTTGACACCTTCACCGTGGATTACGCCGATCTTGATCCCTTGGATGTGCAGCCCGTTCTTACCGATCCTCTAGCCACGCCGGAAACGCAGACTTTGATGAATTATTTAACGGAGGTTTACGGCAACCATATTATCTCCGGCCAGCAGGAGATCTACGGAGGCGGGAATAACGGCAATTCTGAGCTGGAGTTTGAATGGATCTACAATTTAACCGGAAAGTATCCGGCCATCCGCGGCTTCGATCTTATGAACTATAATCCGCTCTACGGTTGGGAAGACGGCACAACCGAGCGGATGATCGATTGGGTGAATAACCGGGGCGGGATCGCCACAGCTAGCTGGCATATCAATGTGCCCCGAGATTTCAACGCTTATCAGCTCGGAGAGTTTGTGGATTGGAAGAACGCCACCTACAAGCCGACGGAAACCAATTTTAATACAGCCAATGCGGTGGTTCCCGGTACGAAAGAATATCAATACGTGATGATGACGATTGAGGATTTAGCCGAACAGCTGCTGATTCTGCAAGAAAACAATGTGCCGGTTATTTTCCGTCCTTATCATGAGGCGGAAGGCAACGGCGGATTGAATGGGGAAGGCGCGTGGTTCTGGTGGGCTTCGGCAGGCGCGGAGGTGTACAAGCAGCTCTGGGATCAGCTCTATACCGAACTTACGGAGACGTACGGCCTGCACAATTTGATCTGGACCTACAACAGCTACGTGTATAACACTTCTCCCGTATGGTATCCCGGCGACGACAAGGTGGATATTGTCGGCTACGATAAATACAATACGATCTACAACCGCCATGACGGTTTGTCCGGCGTCCTCAATGAAGATGCCATTACTTCGATTTTCTATCAGCTTGTTGACTTAACCGGCGGCACGAAAATGGTGGCCATGACGGAGAACGACACCGTTCCAAGCGTACAGAATCTGACGGAGGAAAAAGCGGGTTGGCTCTACTTCTGCCCCTGGTATGGCGAGCATCTCATGAGTACCGCCTTTAATTATCCGGAAACCCTGAAAACACTTTATCAAAGTGATTATGTAATTACCTTGGATGAACTGCCCGATTTAAAGGCCGGCAATGGAGCCCCCAGCGCATCCATCACACCTGCAAAGGTTGAATTCGACAAATACGCGCCGAGTCGAAGCGACATAGCCATCACCGTGAATTTTAACGGCAATACGTTAACCGCCCTTCGGGCAGGCACCAATGCATTGACCGAGAATCAGGACTATACCTTGAGCGGAAATACGCTGCTGCTGAAAAAAGAATTCCTGGCTGGGCTGCCGGTTGGCGAGCATTCGATCGTCTTTGATTTTAATCAAGGAAAAGATCCCGTATTAAAAGTCAAAATTGTCGATTCAACACCAAGCGCTGCGATTACGCCCGTGAATGCGACATATGATAAAGCGGAGAATCTGGGGCAGGATATTTCCGTATCCCTCACTTTAAATGGACACCAGCTTACTAACATAACGAATGGAAATTATGCTCTTACATCGGGCCAGGATTATACGGAATCAAGCGCTGCCGTCGTTCTGAACCAATCCTATCTTTCCACGCTGCCGCTGGGTCAGCATGCGATAACCTTTCATTTCAGCGGAGGAAATGACGCGGTTCTTACGGTAAATGTAGTGGACAGCAGTGCTCCTGTACCCGCGGGAGACTTGACGATCCAAGCTTTTAACGGCAACACGAGTGCCTCCACCAACGGAATTTCACCAAAATTCAAATTAGTCAACAACGGGGATTCGGCGATTCAGTTAAGCGAGGTAACACTCCGGTATTACTATACGATTGACGGGGAAAAAGCACAAAATTTCTGGTGTGACTGGTCCAGTATCGGAAGTGCCAATGTAACCGGCAAATTCATTAAACTGGCGACTCCGGTTGCCGGAGCCGATTATGCTCTGGAAATCGGCTTTACAAGTTCGGCTGGAACGCTTAACCCCGGCCAGAGCGCAGAAATTCAAGCACGCTTCTCCAAAACCGACTGGTCCAATTACAACCAGGCTGACGATTACTCGTTTAAGGCATCCAGCAATCAGTTCGTAAGCAATGAACAGGTTACCGGGTATATGAACGATCAGCTGGTATGGGGAATTGAGCCGTAA
- a CDS encoding NAD(P)-dependent alcohol dehydrogenase, with translation MITAKARAVDGPDKPFREAEIKRRDLDSHDVLIEIKYAGICHSDIHTAHGEWGPVNYPLVPGHEIAGIVTAVGPNVTKYKVGDRVGVGCMVDSCGECENCRKGEEQYCLKGNVPTYAGVDKYGEPTQGGYSTHIVVTEDFVVRIPDSIELDVAAPLLCAGITTYSPLNHWGAGPGKKVAVVGMGGLGHMAVQIAHAMGAEVTVLSQSLKKKDDGLQLGADNYYATSDPETFEKLAGHFDLIINTVSASIDLDAYFGLLTLDGTLVNVGAPGEPLSLNVMSLIGHRRSFAGSMIGGIRETQEMLDFCAKHNIVPKIEVISADQIDEAYKRVLASDVKYRFVIDTSTM, from the coding sequence ATGATTACCGCTAAAGCACGCGCTGTCGATGGTCCGGACAAACCGTTTCGAGAGGCTGAAATTAAAAGACGTGATCTTGATTCACATGATGTTTTAATTGAGATTAAATATGCAGGAATCTGCCATTCCGACATCCATACGGCTCACGGGGAATGGGGACCTGTAAACTATCCGCTCGTACCCGGACACGAGATTGCGGGAATTGTCACGGCTGTAGGACCTAATGTCACGAAATACAAGGTCGGTGACCGGGTTGGGGTAGGATGTATGGTCGACTCCTGTGGCGAATGTGAGAACTGCCGAAAAGGGGAAGAACAATACTGCCTTAAAGGAAATGTCCCGACCTACGCGGGTGTGGACAAATACGGCGAACCAACTCAAGGCGGCTACTCTACCCATATTGTCGTCACTGAGGACTTCGTTGTCAGAATTCCCGACAGCATTGAGCTTGATGTCGCAGCACCATTACTTTGTGCAGGTATTACGACATATTCTCCGTTAAATCACTGGGGAGCTGGCCCGGGTAAAAAAGTAGCTGTTGTCGGTATGGGCGGTCTTGGTCATATGGCTGTGCAAATTGCCCACGCCATGGGTGCTGAGGTCACCGTGCTGTCACAATCATTGAAGAAAAAGGATGATGGCTTGCAATTAGGCGCAGACAACTACTATGCCACAAGCGATCCGGAAACATTCGAAAAGCTTGCCGGGCACTTTGATTTGATTATAAACACGGTAAGCGCCAGCATCGATTTGGATGCTTATTTCGGACTGCTCACGCTTGACGGAACTTTGGTGAACGTCGGTGCCCCTGGAGAGCCGTTGTCCCTAAATGTCATGTCCCTCATCGGTCACCGCCGTTCATTTGCAGGCTCCATGATTGGAGGCATCCGTGAGACCCAGGAAATGTTGGATTTTTGCGCAAAACACAACATTGTTCCTAAGATCGAGGTGATCTCGGCCGACCAGATTGATGAAGCCTATAAACGAGTGTTAGCTTCGGATGTGAAATATCGGTTCGTGATTGACACTAGCACAATGTGA